A stretch of Bacteroidota bacterium DNA encodes these proteins:
- a CDS encoding ferrous iron transport protein A: protein MGNDITNRPCLADLKRGDRAEILNSEAKGEIRKRLMDMGLIKGVEILVIRKAPLGDPVEIKINGFLLSLRLEEARFIYVKAL from the coding sequence ATGGGAAATGATATTACTAACAGACCTTGTCTGGCAGATTTAAAGAGAGGAGATAGGGCTGAAATTCTCAATTCAGAAGCAAAGGGAGAGATACGAAAGCGATTGATGGATATGGGTTTAATAAAAGGAGTTGAGATATTGGTTATCAGGAAGGCTCCCTTAGGAGATCCTGTCGAAATAAAAATCAATGGCTTTTTACTTAGTCTTCGTTTAGAAGAAGCTCGATTTATTTATGTAAAAGCTTTATAA
- a CDS encoding methylmalonyl-CoA mutase small subunit — MGNNHKLFEEFPPISTEKWEELVLKDLKGQDYEKKLCWTTLDGFMLEPYYRSEDLSSLNDIDIQPGSFPFTRGNSPQKKWEIHQRITDTNPEKANLIALNAIKGGVNYVCFNASEIKSLQQLSTLLSSIDLHEISVGFFKQECNRYLRNLLTEFAVNNDFDKTKIRGNFEADPYGSILSLGDYPDNPDTIKRRLYELIDTLDTHMPNFRGITIKGQDFHNAGATASQELAYVLSLGVEYLSMLTEQELPIQKITPFMQLSFGIGGDYFIELAKIRAARMLWSRIIELYAPKSDETCKVFIHGETSNFNKSMYDSHTNMLRSTTEAMSAIIGGVDSLEVRPFDQLTNNPNEFSSRIARNVQLLLKEESYLDKVADPSSGSYYVETITHKLAQTAWELFQLIEKEGGFLESIEKGIIQNQIKQTVKKREELVSKKKEPVLGASLYPNSSEKILKSIEVEAINTKIEDSRIERISPIRKALPFEKLRLKTEKHVLAGNKLPIVFILPIGNPAMASARQIFSRNFFGCAGFEIIENARFSTIENGIEAAYKQKADLIVICSSDDEYLQYCKQISGSLSKSVSNSKLIIAGYPKEGIEELNNNGVFDFIHLKTNHLESLSKYQQLFDIID, encoded by the coding sequence ATGGGTAATAATCACAAATTATTTGAAGAATTTCCTCCTATTTCAACAGAAAAATGGGAAGAACTGGTGCTGAAAGACCTTAAAGGTCAGGATTACGAAAAAAAATTGTGTTGGACTACATTGGATGGTTTTATGCTGGAACCATACTATAGATCAGAGGATCTAAGTTCATTAAATGATATTGACATACAGCCGGGTAGCTTTCCATTTACACGTGGAAATAGTCCTCAAAAAAAATGGGAAATTCACCAGCGTATTACCGATACTAATCCGGAAAAAGCTAATTTAATAGCCCTTAATGCCATAAAAGGCGGTGTAAACTATGTTTGTTTTAATGCCAGTGAAATTAAAAGCCTTCAACAATTAAGTACATTACTTAGTTCAATTGATCTTCATGAAATTAGCGTTGGCTTTTTTAAGCAGGAGTGCAACCGCTATTTGCGCAATCTGCTAACAGAGTTTGCCGTTAACAATGATTTTGATAAAACAAAAATCCGAGGCAATTTTGAAGCGGATCCGTATGGATCAATACTTTCACTAGGTGATTATCCAGATAATCCTGACACAATCAAGAGACGGTTATACGAGTTGATCGATACACTTGATACGCACATGCCCAATTTTAGAGGAATTACAATCAAGGGGCAGGATTTTCATAATGCTGGCGCTACCGCCTCGCAAGAACTGGCATATGTTTTATCCTTAGGAGTGGAATATTTATCGATGTTAACAGAACAGGAACTTCCTATTCAGAAAATTACACCCTTTATGCAGCTCTCTTTTGGAATTGGAGGTGATTATTTTATAGAGTTAGCCAAAATCAGGGCTGCCAGGATGTTATGGTCAAGAATAATTGAACTGTACGCACCCAAAAGCGATGAAACATGTAAGGTATTTATTCATGGCGAAACTTCGAACTTTAACAAGAGCATGTACGACTCTCATACCAACATGCTGCGCTCAACCACGGAGGCAATGTCTGCCATCATAGGAGGAGTCGATTCGCTGGAAGTGAGGCCTTTTGATCAATTAACAAATAATCCTAATGAGTTTTCAAGTCGAATAGCAAGGAATGTTCAGCTACTACTTAAAGAAGAATCGTATTTGGACAAGGTTGCAGATCCATCCTCAGGATCCTATTACGTTGAAACCATAACCCATAAACTAGCACAAACTGCATGGGAACTATTTCAGTTAATCGAGAAAGAGGGTGGTTTTTTAGAGTCAATTGAAAAGGGAATAATACAGAATCAGATAAAACAAACGGTTAAAAAACGAGAAGAATTAGTTTCCAAGAAGAAAGAACCAGTGCTTGGGGCAAGTTTATATCCAAATAGTTCTGAAAAAATTCTTAAAAGCATTGAGGTTGAAGCTATAAATACGAAAATAGAAGATAGTCGGATAGAAAGGATAAGCCCAATTCGTAAAGCGCTGCCCTTTGAAAAATTGCGATTAAAAACTGAAAAGCATGTATTGGCAGGAAACAAATTACCGATTGTTTTCATATTGCCTATAGGGAATCCTGCCATGGCATCTGCACGACAGATATTTAGCAGAAATTTCTTTGGATGTGCAGGATTTGAAATAATTGAAAATGCGCGTTTCTCTACGATTGAAAATGGAATAGAGGCCGCCTATAAACAAAAAGCCGATTTAATTGTCATTTGCAGTTCGGATGATGAGTATTTGCAATATTGCAAACAGATCAGTGGATCGCTATCGAAATCAGTTTCTAATTCAAAACTCATTATTGCTGGTTATCCGAAGGAAGGCATTGAAGAACTTAACAACAACGGGGTGTTTGATTTTATTCACCTCAAAACCAACCATCTTGAAAGCCTTTCCAAGTATCAACAACTATTTGACATTATTGACTAA
- the scpA gene encoding methylmalonyl-CoA mutase — MRPNFQNISYKSAKGSDSKSVKSSEHWLPSEQIKISPYYMQDDLNDLEHLNYAAGIPPFLHGPYSTMYVMRPWTVRQYAGFSTAEESNAFYRRNLAAGQKGLSVAFDLATHRGYDSDHARVEGDVGKAGVAIDSILDMRILFDQIPLDKMSVSMTMNGAVLPIMAFYILAAEEQGVPLDQLSGTIQNDILKEFMVRNTYIYPPVPSMKIIADIFEYTTNNMPKFNSISISGYHMQEAGATADIELAYTLADGWEYLRTGVNAGMDIDTFAPRLSFFWGVGMNHFMEIAKMRAARMLWAKIVKKFNPKNPKSMALRTHCQTSGWSLTEQDPFNNVARTCVEAMGAALGHTQSLHTNALDEAIALPTDFSARIARNTQIYLQEETNICKAVDPWAGSYYIEKLTHDIAQKAWKLIEEVEELGGMAKAIDTGLPKMKIEEASARKQARIDSDIDTIVGVNKFKLDKEAPLDTLEVDNSAVRENQIKRIKALKASRNQQEVEESLQAITLCCKTGSGNLLELAVDAARKKATLGEISFACEKIFNRYSPPIKSISGVYSSVMTNNKDFKEAQMLADKFAVTDGRRPRIMIAKMGQDGHDRGAKVIATSFADLGFDVDIGPLFQTPEEAARQAVENDVHILGVSSLAAGHKTLVPKVIEELKKAGRQDILVIVGGVIPHQDYEFLYNKGTVGIFGPGTNIAKAAIEILNVLIDRNAS, encoded by the coding sequence ATGAGACCAAATTTTCAAAATATATCATATAAATCAGCAAAAGGCTCCGATTCAAAATCTGTAAAAAGTTCAGAGCATTGGCTTCCTTCAGAGCAAATTAAAATAAGTCCTTATTATATGCAGGACGATTTGAATGATTTGGAGCATTTAAATTATGCTGCAGGAATACCTCCGTTTTTGCATGGACCTTATTCCACCATGTATGTAATGAGGCCGTGGACTGTAAGGCAATATGCTGGATTTTCAACTGCTGAAGAGTCCAATGCTTTTTATAGGAGAAATCTGGCTGCCGGACAAAAAGGTTTGTCTGTAGCATTCGATCTGGCCACGCACAGGGGTTATGATTCAGATCATGCACGTGTTGAGGGAGATGTTGGAAAAGCTGGAGTTGCAATCGATTCTATTTTGGATATGCGCATTCTATTTGACCAAATACCTTTGGATAAAATGTCAGTCTCTATGACGATGAATGGAGCTGTATTGCCAATAATGGCTTTTTATATTTTGGCTGCCGAAGAGCAAGGTGTTCCTCTTGACCAATTAAGTGGAACCATTCAAAATGACATATTAAAAGAATTTATGGTAAGGAACACCTATATCTATCCCCCAGTTCCTTCTATGAAAATTATTGCAGATATTTTTGAATACACCACTAACAATATGCCCAAATTCAATTCCATCAGCATAAGCGGCTATCATATGCAAGAGGCTGGTGCAACAGCTGATATTGAGTTAGCATACACACTAGCAGATGGTTGGGAATATTTGCGAACCGGAGTAAATGCAGGGATGGATATTGACACTTTTGCACCACGATTATCTTTCTTTTGGGGAGTTGGGATGAACCACTTCATGGAAATAGCTAAAATGCGGGCTGCTAGAATGTTGTGGGCCAAAATAGTGAAAAAATTTAATCCGAAAAATCCGAAGTCAATGGCGTTGAGGACGCACTGTCAAACGTCTGGATGGAGCCTTACAGAACAAGATCCGTTTAACAATGTAGCCAGAACGTGTGTGGAAGCAATGGGAGCAGCTTTGGGTCATACGCAATCATTGCATACCAATGCTTTGGATGAGGCCATAGCATTGCCAACAGATTTTTCTGCTCGTATTGCCCGAAACACCCAAATTTATTTACAGGAAGAAACAAATATTTGTAAAGCAGTTGATCCTTGGGCAGGCTCCTATTATATTGAGAAACTAACACATGACATTGCTCAAAAAGCATGGAAATTAATTGAAGAAGTAGAAGAGCTGGGGGGAATGGCAAAAGCAATTGACACTGGCCTACCCAAAATGAAGATTGAAGAAGCATCAGCTCGAAAACAGGCTCGAATTGACTCAGATATTGATACCATCGTTGGTGTTAATAAGTTCAAGCTTGATAAAGAAGCTCCACTCGACACGCTGGAAGTAGACAATAGTGCTGTACGTGAAAATCAGATAAAGCGTATAAAGGCTTTGAAGGCAAGTAGGAATCAACAAGAAGTGGAAGAGTCGCTTCAAGCAATTACATTGTGCTGCAAAACAGGTAGTGGAAACTTACTGGAATTAGCTGTTGATGCAGCTCGTAAAAAAGCTACTTTGGGTGAAATTTCTTTTGCATGTGAAAAAATATTTAATAGATATTCTCCTCCAATTAAGTCTATTTCAGGCGTATATTCATCAGTTATGACTAATAACAAAGATTTTAAGGAAGCCCAGATGCTGGCCGATAAGTTTGCGGTAACCGATGGGAGAAGACCTCGAATAATGATAGCCAAAATGGGCCAAGATGGGCACGATCGTGGAGCAAAGGTTATTGCAACGAGTTTTGCTGACCTGGGCTTTGATGTGGACATTGGACCCTTATTTCAAACGCCAGAAGAAGCTGCACGACAGGCAGTGGAAAATGATGTTCATATACTAGGTGTTTCAAGTTTGGCAGCAGGTCATAAAACCCTTGTTCCTAAAGTTATTGAGGAATTAAAGAAAGCTGGAAGGCAAGACATTCTTGTCATTGTTGGTGGTGTTATACCACATCAGGACTATGAGTTTCTGTATAATAAAGGAACAGTTGGCATTTTTGGCCCAGGAACAAACATTGCGAAAGCAGCAATAGAAATTTTGAATGTATTAATTGATCGCAATGCAAGCTAA
- a CDS encoding class I SAM-dependent methyltransferase, which produces MKFVRTIYYSIHKIIFLIFISLNPKIKTGHISKEHLDDLNLDKKILVDFQKIGVAIQNIVVSPLAYKDYISKTNYPNSYYGGGNDNSQNFIEKTLEHYVSFQFLNLKSDNVFIDIAACTSPFYQIVKKKYNLKNAYQQDLVFIKGLHGDKIGGYASEIPFEGQSVDAVTLHCSLEHFEGNSDVDFFKEMERILKPGGKIIVLPFYLAYEYTIHLDPAFNLLKFHKSKVDRKANIRYCDWRQYFSRHYDVKTLQTRVLEKVPDLELTIYQLSNYKDIHPSCYLRFIGVFTKK; this is translated from the coding sequence ATGAAATTTGTTCGAACAATCTATTACAGTATACATAAAATCATTTTCCTGATTTTTATTTCTTTAAATCCTAAAATAAAAACTGGACATATATCAAAAGAGCATCTGGATGACTTGAATCTGGATAAAAAAATTCTTGTCGATTTTCAAAAAATTGGAGTGGCAATTCAAAACATTGTTGTTTCACCATTGGCATATAAGGATTATATTAGCAAAACTAATTATCCAAATAGTTATTATGGGGGTGGAAATGATAACAGCCAAAATTTTATTGAAAAAACATTAGAGCATTATGTGTCTTTTCAATTTCTCAATCTGAAATCAGACAATGTTTTTATTGATATTGCAGCCTGTACCTCTCCTTTTTACCAAATTGTCAAAAAAAAATACAATCTTAAAAATGCATATCAACAAGATTTGGTTTTTATAAAAGGACTTCATGGAGATAAAATAGGAGGTTATGCCTCAGAAATTCCATTTGAAGGTCAAAGTGTTGATGCTGTAACGCTGCATTGTTCTTTGGAGCATTTTGAAGGAAATTCAGATGTTGATTTTTTTAAAGAGATGGAAAGAATACTTAAGCCAGGGGGCAAAATAATTGTTCTGCCTTTTTACCTTGCTTACGAATACACCATTCATTTAGATCCTGCTTTTAATTTACTAAAATTCCACAAGTCTAAAGTGGATAGAAAAGCAAATATCCGGTATTGTGATTGGCGACAATATTTTTCAAGACACTATGATGTGAAAACTTTACAAACAAGAGTTCTGGAAAAGGTTCCTGATCTTGAACTGACTATTTATCAACTCAGTAACTATAAAGATATTCACCCATCTTGCTACCTTCGATTTATAGGTGTGTTTACAAAAAAGTAA
- a CDS encoding HAD family phosphatase, whose translation MMKGIVATDLDGTLFNSSNKISKTDLKTLNYLKYNGFVRVIATGRSMYSLNKATSANLPIDYVVFSSGAGVYDWKQKKVIYSTNLSPDETKMSFEQLLQYQVDFSIQNKIPENHRYEYLKKTHNSNPDFERRNQLYTNFSSEITVDEFVAKESCQLLAITEKEKGLKMIEELSLSLSDLKIIRSTSPIDNKSLWIEIFSKNVSKASGLDYLANLLNIDSKKVMAIGNDYNDIDMLKWAEKSFVVENAPVDIKRNFKVVGSHNNSGFSEAVEIWLISNSLI comes from the coding sequence ATGATGAAAGGGATAGTTGCAACAGATCTGGATGGAACCTTGTTCAATTCATCGAATAAAATTAGTAAAACAGATTTGAAAACACTAAATTATTTGAAGTATAATGGCTTCGTACGAGTTATTGCAACAGGGCGATCAATGTATTCTTTAAATAAAGCCACTTCAGCCAATTTGCCCATTGATTATGTTGTTTTTTCTTCTGGCGCAGGTGTTTACGATTGGAAGCAGAAAAAAGTAATATACTCGACAAACCTCAGTCCTGATGAAACTAAAATGTCATTTGAACAATTACTGCAATACCAGGTTGATTTTTCTATTCAAAACAAAATCCCTGAGAATCATCGATATGAATACCTGAAAAAAACACACAATTCAAATCCTGATTTTGAAAGAAGAAATCAGCTTTACACAAATTTTTCAAGTGAAATAACTGTTGACGAGTTTGTTGCTAAAGAATCTTGTCAGCTATTGGCTATCACTGAAAAAGAAAAGGGGCTAAAAATGATAGAGGAATTATCTCTATCTTTAAGTGATTTGAAAATCATCCGTTCTACTTCTCCTATTGATAACAAATCGCTTTGGATCGAAATATTCTCCAAAAATGTATCGAAAGCTTCGGGTTTAGACTATTTAGCCAATCTGTTAAATATTGATTCTAAAAAAGTTATGGCTATTGGAAATGATTATAATGATATAGACATGCTGAAATGGGCAGAAAAATCATTTGTTGTTGAAAATGCTCCTGTTGACATCAAGAGGAATTTTAAAGTAGTCGGCTCTCATAACAATTCTGGGTTTAGTGAAGCTGTTGAAATTTGGTTAATATCAAATAGCCTTATATGA